In the genome of Campylobacter avium LMG 24591, the window AATAGGCTCTATTTTGGGGCTTTTGGCATGGCTGAATTTAAGATACATATATAAAAAATAATTTCAGCAATAATTCGTTTTTTTTTTTTTGTTAAAATCGGCGAAATTCATTTAAGGAGCTTTAATGTCTACTTATGCAAGAGATGAAAGAGTTTCATCGATTAGAAAAAAAGGTATCATTTATATGGTGCTTGCGGTGTTGGCTTATTTTGCTGATTTTATACCTGTTTTAGGGGGACTTTTTGAGTTTGTAATCAAGATAGTGGCCTTTATTTTCTTGTTTTTAGCAGTAAAAGGCTTTGCTGAACTTTCAGGCTCTGAAACGATAGTAAAAAAATTCATCATTTTTGTCATTTCTTTACTGCTTGGTTCTCTTATTTTGTCCTACAAGACAAGTCTTGCGTTCTCGGGCTTTGGAATTGTTTTAGTCATAATTGCTTATATCCTGCTTATCTTGTCATTAATCTACGGCTTCATGCTTTATAAGGAATTATCAAATTTAAGCGATGTGGGATTATTTTTCGTATCCTTTGTATTGCTTTTAATAGGCATAGTTTGCGAAATGATACCATTTGTAGGCTTTCTTGCCTTTGTGCCTTTGTTTATAGCTTTGATATGTGAATTTTTAGCTTGGATAAAGTTAGAACACATAAATAAGGCAAGCTGATAAAAGTATAAATTTTTAAAAAAGAAAAAAAATGAAAAAGATTATATTCACACTGTAGCGGTGATGTTTCTAAGATAATAAAATATCTAGATTTGCCTGAAAAAGAAGGTGTTCAAGAAATAATAAGTGGCAAGTTAAAACAAGCCGTAGCCAAAGAAGGAGCAAAGATAGAAAAAAGAGGCGGACTAAAGGAAAGTAAGATTGTTGAGGTAAAAGAAAACGGCACTGATAGAAAAGTGGTAAGAATTTTAAATGTGTACAATGATGATTCAAATAGCAGTGACAACTTCCCTTTTGTGCTTAAAGATAAAGAATGGAAACTGCAGTTAAGATAAACACTTAATTTTAGTAGTAAGCCTTGCTTTGCTTGGCTTGCTGCATTTATAAATTCAACAAAAGTTAAAATTTTAAATTTGATGAAAATATGAATTTAATGGCTTCACAAACTCAAAGCCCAGTTTTCAAAGGGCAGAATTTCTACCTTTACTCCGCTTTCATAAAAGCTCTTTTCATTTGATAAACTTATGAAAACTATGTGAAAAATATTAGCCTCTAAAGCTTTTGAGATGAGCTTTTTAGCCCTTAAAATAAGCAAATCCACATCAAGCAATGGCAATGAAGCTACAAAGGCTATTTTCTCATCTTTTAAAATAAAATCAAAATTTTTATCATAACTTAGCTCTTTTTTAAGCTTGAGCAACTCGCAAAAAACTAAATTTGCAAAAAGTTTGTTAAAATCTTTTTTAATACAAAGCGCATTTCTTAAAGCAAAATCCCTAAAATAAACCCTTTTTAAAGATTTATCTTTATGTTTTACAAAAGAAATTATGTATCTTTTTTCAAGCTCATAAACAGTTTCATAAAGCTTATCTTTTGAAATTTTAATCTTATTTTTAAGGACTTTATAAAGCTCATTTATGCTAAATTCAAGACTTAAATTAAAGGCTATAAATTTTAAAATTTCAAGCTCTAATTTTGAAAAAAAAGAGTTTAAATAATCATTTAACCAAGTGTAATCTTGCGATTTTAAGCACCTGCCAATTTGCAAAAAAGAGCCAACTTGCAAGGCCTTTTTATTTAATGCTAAAAATTCCTCAAAATCCAAAAAATCAAGCTCCAATTCCTCAAAGCCATCAAAGGCTAAGCTAGAATAATCTGTGCTTATGATGATTTGATATTCTTGTAAAAATTTGGAAAAATCAAAGCAAAATTTTTCATCCACTCCGTAAAAAATTAAAATTTTTATCTCCTTATCTTGCAAAAAAAATTCCAAATTTTGCAAAGATTTTTCATCAAATCTTAAATCCTTAAAATCCAAAAACAAAAAATCCT includes:
- a CDS encoding ATP-binding protein, with amino-acid sequence MQILSFFYENPLEFKSIYERKLRLGSKHTIIKGARYSGKRNLILFYLKNFENKDFLFLDFKDLRFDEKSLQNLEFFLQDKEIKILIFYGVDEKFCFDFSKFLQEYQIIISTDYSSLAFDGFEELELDFLDFEEFLALNKKALQVGSFLQIGRCLKSQDYTWLNDYLNSFFSKLELEILKFIAFNLSLEFSINELYKVLKNKIKISKDKLYETVYELEKRYIISFVKHKDKSLKRVYFRDFALRNALCIKKDFNKLFANLVFCELLKLKKELSYDKNFDFILKDEKIAFVASLPLLDVDLLILRAKKLISKALEANIFHIVFISLSNEKSFYESGVKVEILPFENWALSL